A portion of the Achromobacter sp. MFA1 R4 genome contains these proteins:
- the urtC gene encoding urea ABC transporter permease subunit UrtC — protein MKQTALTDLNLLARRPLFSGRVWAALAAGVALLALLPLLNLVFPPGHALHVSAYAVALLGKFMCYAMAALALDLVWGYAGILSLGHGLFFALGGYAHGMYLMRAIGRDGVYQSDLPDFMVFLDWKSYPWYWSFTDHFWYAMLLVVLVPGVLAFVFGYFAFRSRIKGVYFSIITQALTFAAMLLFFRNDTGFGGNNGFTDFKRILGFDITAPGTRATLYWVTLAALAGALILARMVTQSKLGRVLTAVRDAESRLRFIGYDPLGFKLFVWTLSAVLCGIAGALYVPQVGIINPGEMSTENSIEMVIWVATGGRGTLIGPIIGAGAVNGLKTWFTSVLPEYWLYALGLIFVLVTLFLPTGIVGLARRIAARFQEKKA, from the coding sequence ATGAAACAGACCGCGCTGACCGACCTGAACCTGCTGGCCCGTCGTCCGCTATTCTCGGGCCGCGTGTGGGCAGCCCTGGCCGCGGGCGTCGCCCTGCTGGCGCTGCTGCCGCTGCTGAACCTGGTGTTCCCGCCGGGCCACGCCCTGCATGTCTCCGCCTATGCCGTGGCCCTGCTGGGCAAGTTCATGTGCTACGCCATGGCGGCGCTGGCGCTGGACCTGGTGTGGGGCTATGCCGGCATCCTGTCCCTGGGCCATGGCCTTTTCTTCGCGCTGGGCGGCTACGCCCACGGCATGTACCTGATGCGCGCCATCGGCCGCGACGGCGTCTACCAGAGCGACCTGCCCGACTTCATGGTGTTCCTGGACTGGAAGAGCTACCCCTGGTACTGGTCGTTCACGGATCACTTCTGGTACGCCATGCTGCTGGTGGTGCTGGTGCCGGGCGTGCTGGCCTTCGTGTTCGGCTACTTCGCCTTCCGCTCGCGCATCAAGGGCGTGTACTTCTCGATCATCACGCAGGCGCTGACCTTCGCCGCCATGCTGCTGTTCTTTCGCAACGACACGGGCTTTGGCGGCAACAACGGCTTTACCGATTTCAAGCGCATCCTGGGCTTTGACATCACCGCGCCGGGCACGCGCGCCACGCTCTACTGGGTCACGCTGGCGGCCCTGGCCGGCGCCCTGATCCTGGCCCGCATGGTCACGCAGAGCAAGCTGGGCCGCGTGCTGACGGCCGTGCGCGACGCCGAAAGCCGGCTGCGCTTCATCGGCTACGACCCGCTGGGCTTCAAGCTGTTCGTGTGGACGCTGTCGGCCGTGCTGTGCGGCATCGCGGGCGCGCTGTACGTGCCGCAGGTCGGCATCATCAATCCCGGCGAAATGTCGACCGAGAACTCCATCGAGATGGTGATCTGGGTGGCCACGGGCGGGCGCGGCACCCTGATCGGACCCATCATCGGCGCGGGCGCGGTGAACGGCCTGAAGACCTGGTTCACCAGCGTGCTGCCGGAATACTGGCTGTATGCGCTGGGCCTCATCTTCGTGCTGGTGACCCTGTTCCTGCCCACCGGCATCGTCGGTCTGGCCCGCCGCATCGCGGCCCGCTTCCAGGAGAAGAAGGCATGA
- the urtD gene encoding urea ABC transporter ATP-binding protein UrtD, which produces MTSTHTESAMLDGGPSGEAGYGRVSPPGLDTSHGAILYLEGITVSFDGFKALNDLTLDIGVGELRCIIGPNGAGKTTMMDVITGKTRPTAGTAYFGQSIDLTTLNEAQIAHAGIGRKFQRPTVFEQHTVFENLELAMKTDKRVRPTLFSRLSSEQADRIGETLDLIRLRAEVWRPAGLLSHGQKQWLEIGMLLMQEPQLLLLDEPVAGMTDAETERTGELLNELRGRHSLMVVEHDMDFVNQIAGDGKVTVLHEGSVLAEGPMSRVQADPRVIEVYLGR; this is translated from the coding sequence ATGACCAGCACGCACACCGAATCCGCCATGCTGGACGGCGGCCCGAGCGGCGAGGCCGGCTACGGCCGCGTCAGCCCCCCGGGCCTGGACACCAGCCACGGCGCCATCCTGTACCTGGAAGGCATCACGGTCAGCTTCGACGGCTTCAAGGCCCTGAACGACCTGACGCTGGACATCGGCGTGGGCGAACTGCGCTGCATCATCGGCCCCAACGGCGCGGGCAAGACCACGATGATGGACGTGATCACCGGCAAGACGCGGCCCACGGCGGGCACGGCGTACTTCGGCCAGAGCATCGACCTGACCACGCTGAACGAGGCGCAGATCGCCCACGCGGGCATCGGCCGCAAGTTCCAGCGCCCGACCGTGTTCGAGCAGCACACGGTGTTCGAGAACCTGGAACTGGCGATGAAGACCGACAAGCGCGTGCGTCCCACGCTGTTCTCGCGCCTGTCCAGCGAACAGGCCGACCGCATCGGCGAGACGCTGGACCTGATCCGGCTGCGGGCCGAGGTCTGGCGGCCCGCCGGGCTGCTGTCGCACGGCCAGAAGCAATGGCTGGAGATCGGCATGCTGCTGATGCAGGAGCCGCAGTTGCTGCTGCTGGACGAACCCGTGGCCGGCATGACCGACGCCGAGACCGAGCGCACCGGCGAACTGCTGAATGAATTGCGCGGCCGCCATTCCCTGATGGTGGTGGAGCACGACATGGACTTCGTGAACCAGATCGCGGGCGACGGCAAGGTCACCGTGCTGCACGAAGGGTCGGTGCTGGCTGAAGGGCCGATGAGCCGCGTGCAGGCCGATCCGCGCGTGATCGAAGTCTATCTGGGGCGCTGA
- the urtE gene encoding urea ABC transporter ATP-binding subunit UrtE, translated as MLDVSTIDQYYGGSHTLRGVSLSVRQGECLALLGRNGVGKTTLLKCVMGVLPVARGGITFDGADITRLAPHQRAARGMAYVPQGRDIFARLTVEENILMGMATKPAARARRIKEEVFELFPVLKSMLSRRGGDLSGGQQQQLAIARALVAEPKLIILDEPTEGIQPSIIKDIARVIHMLRERGDIAILLCEQYFDFARELADQFVVLSRGEVVARGGRDAIDGEDVRRHLSV; from the coding sequence ATGCTGGACGTAAGCACGATCGACCAATACTACGGCGGCAGCCACACCCTGCGCGGCGTGTCGCTGTCCGTGCGCCAGGGCGAGTGCCTGGCGCTGCTGGGCCGCAACGGCGTGGGCAAGACCACCCTGCTCAAGTGCGTGATGGGCGTGCTGCCCGTGGCGCGCGGCGGCATCACATTCGACGGCGCGGACATCACGCGCCTGGCGCCGCACCAGCGCGCCGCGCGCGGCATGGCCTACGTGCCGCAGGGCCGCGACATCTTCGCGCGGCTGACGGTGGAAGAAAACATCCTGATGGGAATGGCGACCAAGCCCGCGGCCCGCGCGCGGCGCATCAAGGAAGAAGTCTTCGAGCTGTTTCCCGTCCTGAAAAGCATGCTGTCGCGCCGCGGCGGCGACCTGTCGGGCGGGCAGCAGCAACAACTTGCGATTGCCCGGGCGCTGGTGGCCGAGCCCAAGCTCATCATCCTGGACGAACCCACGGAAGGCATCCAGCCGTCCATCATCAAGGACATCGCGCGCGTCATCCACATGCTGCGCGAGCGTGGCGACATCGCGATCCTGCTGTGCGAACAGTACTTCGATTTCGCGCGCGAGCTGGCCGACCAGTTCGTGGTGCTGTCGCGCGGCGAAGTGGTGGCGCGCGGCGGGCGCGATGCGATCGACGGCGAGGACGTGCGGCGGCACCTGTCGGTATGA
- the arsC gene encoding arsenate reductase (glutaredoxin) (This arsenate reductase requires both glutathione and glutaredoxin to convert arsenate to arsenite, after which the efflux transporter formed by ArsA and ArsB can extrude the arsenite from the cell, providing resistance.), which produces MSDVIIYHNPKCGTSRNTLGLIRNAGIEPQVVLYLETPPSRDTLTALFKRAGISVREALREKGTPYAELGLDDTSLSDDALLDAIAKHPILLNRPFVSTPLGARLCRPCELVLDILPAPQKGAFSKESGEPVIDAQGNRIQK; this is translated from the coding sequence ATGTCCGACGTCATCATCTATCACAACCCCAAGTGCGGCACGTCGCGCAACACGCTGGGCCTGATCCGCAACGCCGGCATCGAGCCGCAGGTCGTGCTGTACCTGGAAACGCCGCCCTCGCGCGACACGCTGACGGCGCTGTTCAAGCGCGCCGGCATCAGCGTGCGCGAGGCGCTGCGCGAGAAAGGCACGCCCTATGCGGAACTGGGCCTGGACGACACCTCGCTGTCTGACGACGCCCTGCTGGATGCCATCGCCAAGCATCCCATCCTGCTGAACCGCCCTTTCGTGTCCACCCCGCTGGGCGCGCGCCTGTGCCGTCCGTGCGAGCTGGTGCTGGACATCCTGCCGGCCCCGCAGAAAGGCGCCTTTTCCAAGGAAAGCGGCGAGCCGGTCATCGACGCGCAAGGCAATCGCATCCAGAAGTAA
- a CDS encoding phosphatase PAP2 family protein, translating into MEFLESLNQSLFLLINADPAASAWRIHAALLAANALILLLPGVMAAAWLWGNEAQRGLMLKALASIAVALGASYLCGVLWPHPRPFAVGLGHAFFPHRPTASFPSNHTIIIATFAFALILDRQRAAWGWLALAGAALVGTSRVYLGVHFPLDIAGGLLLAPVAAAITIPLWRRAGAPLTAAAQGLYRKALALPIARGWIRA; encoded by the coding sequence ATGGAATTCCTGGAAAGCCTCAACCAGTCCCTGTTTCTTCTGATCAACGCCGATCCGGCCGCGTCCGCGTGGCGGATCCATGCCGCCCTGCTGGCGGCCAATGCGCTGATCCTGCTGCTGCCGGGCGTCATGGCCGCCGCGTGGCTGTGGGGCAATGAGGCGCAGCGCGGACTGATGCTCAAGGCGCTGGCCAGCATCGCCGTGGCGCTGGGCGCCAGCTACCTGTGCGGGGTGCTGTGGCCGCACCCGCGCCCCTTTGCCGTCGGCCTGGGGCATGCCTTCTTCCCGCACAGGCCCACCGCCTCGTTTCCCAGCAACCACACCATCATCATCGCCACCTTCGCGTTCGCGCTGATCCTGGACCGGCAACGGGCCGCATGGGGGTGGCTGGCGCTGGCGGGGGCCGCGCTGGTCGGGACGTCGCGCGTTTACCTGGGCGTGCACTTCCCGCTGGACATCGCGGGCGGACTGCTGCTGGCGCCCGTGGCGGCCGCGATCACGATTCCTCTCTGGCGCCGCGCGGGCGCGCCGCTGACGGCGGCGGCGCAGGGCCTGTACCGCAAGGCGCTGGCCCTGCCGATTGCGCGCGGGTGGATACGGGCCTAG
- a CDS encoding tripartite tricarboxylate transporter substrate binding protein — protein MHKKAMTARALAFACLMGLSLAGGAQAQSYPARPVNLVVPFPAGGTTDVLARALGQELAKSLGQPVVVENKPGAGATLGADYVAKAAPDGYTLLMGAVHHTIATSVYKSLQYDFQKDFAPVTTVALVPNVLVVNPKLQARDVASLLKLAKAAPGKLTYGSNGMGTGQHLIGAQFERAGQVQLLHVPYKGSGPLTTDLLGGQIDMSFDTITPVLPHIQSGKLRALAVTTNQRSAALPDVPTMEEAGLKPFNMGTWFGVLAPAAVPKDVVDRLNAEMVKIIRSPDFTRRMAEIGAVPIGDSAAEMKARIGADTSNYAKLVKEANVAVN, from the coding sequence ATGCATAAGAAAGCGATGACGGCGCGCGCCCTGGCGTTCGCCTGCCTGATGGGCCTTTCCCTTGCGGGCGGCGCGCAGGCGCAGTCCTATCCGGCCAGGCCCGTGAACCTGGTCGTGCCATTCCCGGCCGGCGGCACCACGGACGTCCTGGCGCGCGCGCTGGGGCAGGAACTGGCTAAAAGCCTGGGCCAGCCGGTGGTGGTGGAAAACAAGCCGGGCGCGGGCGCGACGCTGGGCGCGGACTACGTGGCCAAGGCGGCGCCGGACGGCTACACGCTGCTGATGGGCGCGGTGCATCACACGATCGCCACCAGCGTCTACAAAAGCCTGCAGTACGACTTCCAGAAGGACTTCGCGCCGGTGACCACGGTGGCGCTGGTGCCGAACGTGCTGGTCGTCAATCCCAAGCTGCAAGCCAGGGATGTGGCGTCGCTGCTTAAGCTGGCCAAGGCCGCGCCCGGCAAGCTGACGTACGGGTCCAATGGCATGGGCACCGGCCAGCATCTGATCGGCGCGCAGTTCGAACGCGCGGGCCAGGTGCAGCTGCTGCATGTGCCCTACAAGGGCAGCGGGCCGCTCACGACCGACCTGCTGGGCGGGCAGATCGACATGTCGTTCGACACGATCACGCCGGTGCTCCCTCACATCCAGAGCGGCAAGCTGCGCGCGCTGGCCGTGACCACCAACCAGCGCTCGGCCGCGCTGCCGGACGTGCCGACCATGGAAGAGGCGGGCCTGAAGCCCTTCAACATGGGCACCTGGTTCGGCGTGCTGGCGCCGGCGGCCGTGCCCAAGGACGTGGTGGACCGGCTGAATGCGGAAATGGTGAAAATCATCCGTTCGCCCGACTTCACGCGGCGCATGGCGGAGATCGGCGCGGTTCCCATCGGCGACTCGGCCGCCGAGATGAAGGCGCGCATCGGCGCCGACACCTCCAATTACGCGAAACTGGTCAAGGAGGCCAACGTGGCGGTCAACTGA
- a CDS encoding tartrate dehydrogenase has protein sequence MKTYRIATIPGDGIGKEVIPAGRRVMQELADQGGPRFDFQDFDWGGDYYRKHGVMMPADGLDALRDKDAILFGSAGDPDIPDHVTLWGLRLKICQGFDQYANVRPTRILPGIDAPLKRCTPEQLDWVIVRENSEGEYAGVGGRVHQGHPIEAATDVSIMTRAGVERILRFAFTLAQSRPRKLLTVITKSNAQRHAMVMWDEIALQISREFPDVAWDKELVDAATARMVNRPASLDTIVATNLHADILSDLAAALAGSLGIAPTGNIDPERRYPSMFEPIHGSAFDIMGKGLANPIGTFWSVVMLLEHLGENEAAARLMQAIESVTADPALHTGDLGGRATTEQVTAAVCAKLAASARAKAA, from the coding sequence ATGAAGACCTATCGCATCGCAACCATCCCCGGCGACGGCATCGGCAAGGAAGTGATTCCGGCCGGCCGGCGCGTCATGCAGGAACTGGCCGACCAGGGCGGTCCGCGCTTTGACTTCCAGGACTTCGACTGGGGCGGCGACTACTACCGCAAGCACGGCGTCATGATGCCGGCCGATGGCCTGGATGCGCTGCGCGACAAGGACGCGATCCTGTTCGGCTCGGCCGGCGATCCGGACATCCCCGACCACGTCACGCTGTGGGGGCTGCGCCTGAAGATCTGCCAGGGCTTTGACCAGTACGCCAACGTGCGTCCCACGCGCATCCTGCCCGGCATCGACGCGCCCCTCAAGCGCTGCACGCCCGAACAACTGGACTGGGTGATCGTGCGCGAAAACTCCGAAGGCGAATACGCCGGCGTGGGCGGACGCGTGCACCAGGGGCATCCCATCGAGGCCGCCACCGACGTGTCCATCATGACGCGCGCCGGCGTCGAGCGCATCCTGCGCTTCGCCTTCACGCTGGCGCAATCGCGGCCCCGCAAGCTGCTGACCGTCATTACCAAGTCCAACGCCCAGCGCCACGCCATGGTGATGTGGGACGAGATCGCCCTGCAGATCAGCCGCGAGTTTCCCGACGTGGCCTGGGACAAGGAACTGGTGGACGCCGCCACCGCGCGCATGGTCAACCGGCCCGCGTCGCTGGACACCATCGTCGCCACCAACCTGCACGCCGACATCCTGAGCGACCTGGCCGCGGCGCTGGCCGGCAGCCTGGGCATCGCGCCCACCGGCAATATCGATCCCGAGCGCCGCTACCCCTCGATGTTCGAGCCCATCCATGGCTCGGCGTTCGACATCATGGGCAAGGGCCTGGCCAATCCCATCGGCACGTTCTGGTCGGTGGTCATGCTGCTGGAGCACCTGGGCGAAAACGAGGCCGCCGCCCGGCTGATGCAGGCCATCGAAAGCGTCACCGCCGATCCCGCGCTGCACACCGGCGACCTGGGCGGCCGCGCGACGACCGAGCAGGTAACCGCGGCGGTCTGCGCGAAGTTGGCCGCCTCGGCGCGGGCCAAGGCGGCGTAA
- the ogt gene encoding methylated-DNA--[protein]-cysteine S-methyltransferase — MPVQTFLLERVSTPLGRMFVLTDAQASLRAVDWEDYETRMHTLLRRQYGKGAVELRDAAQPSHASRALQAYFDGDVGAIARLPVAFGGTPFQRQVWQALRAIDGGRTVSYGALAERIARPTAVRAVGLANGANPVGIVIPCHRVIGANAALTGYGGGLHRKRWLLAHEADWLGAQPAGAAPAALSTPG, encoded by the coding sequence ATGCCGGTACAGACCTTTTTGCTGGAACGCGTGTCCACGCCCCTGGGACGAATGTTCGTGCTGACCGACGCGCAAGCCAGCCTGCGCGCCGTGGACTGGGAAGACTACGAGACCCGCATGCACACCTTGCTGCGCCGCCAGTACGGCAAGGGCGCGGTGGAATTGCGCGACGCCGCGCAGCCCTCGCACGCCAGCCGCGCGCTCCAGGCGTATTTCGACGGCGACGTCGGCGCCATCGCGCGGTTGCCCGTCGCGTTTGGCGGAACCCCGTTCCAGCGGCAGGTCTGGCAGGCGCTGCGCGCCATCGACGGGGGCCGCACCGTCAGCTACGGCGCGCTGGCCGAGCGGATCGCGCGGCCCACGGCCGTGCGCGCCGTCGGCCTGGCCAACGGCGCCAATCCCGTGGGCATCGTCATTCCGTGCCACCGCGTGATCGGCGCCAATGCCGCGCTGACCGGCTACGGCGGCGGCCTGCATCGCAAGCGCTGGCTGCTCGCGCACGAAGCCGACTGGCTGGGCGCGCAGCCCGCCGGCGCGGCCCCGGCCGCACTTTCAACTCCAGGTTGA
- a CDS encoding AlkA N-terminal domain-containing protein — protein sequence MNLDHDACYRAIQVRDARYDGRFFTAVKTTRIYCRPVCPARTPLSRNVTFFSTAAAAQEAGYHPCLRCRPETAPEVGPGHELPDSVARALQLIELGALDEAGVDALAGRLGVGERQLRRQFRQHLGASPVTVAQTRRVLLAKQLIHETQLPMAEIAFAAGFGSIRRFNEIFLDLFGRPPGALRRSGKPEAPAGPDGEIKLLLRYRPPYDWDAMLAFLRVRAIPGIETVEDDTYARTLCLDGAQGTVTVRPGKGHALQATVRFPRLQSLPAIIARLRRVFDLASDPAAIAAQFSADPVMTALMQARPGLRVPGAWDGFELAMRAVLGQQITVAAAIRLAGKLVAAHGVPLARPAGALTHVFPLPETVAAAELASLGMPRSRAATLSAVAAAAVADPQLFDAAGGLDEAVRRLRMIRGVGEWTAQYIALRQLREPDAFPHADIGLIRALERLESRTYTPAQLLARSEAWRPWRAYAAQHLWTA from the coding sequence CTGAACCTGGACCACGACGCCTGCTACCGCGCCATCCAGGTGCGCGACGCCCGTTACGACGGCCGCTTCTTCACGGCCGTCAAGACCACGCGCATCTATTGCCGGCCGGTGTGCCCGGCGCGCACGCCCCTGTCCAGGAACGTCACGTTCTTTTCCACCGCGGCCGCCGCGCAGGAGGCCGGCTACCACCCGTGCCTGCGCTGCCGGCCTGAAACCGCGCCCGAAGTGGGCCCCGGCCACGAGTTGCCGGACAGCGTGGCGCGCGCGCTGCAACTGATCGAGCTGGGCGCGCTGGACGAGGCCGGCGTGGATGCCCTGGCGGGGCGCCTGGGCGTGGGCGAGCGTCAGTTGCGGCGGCAGTTCCGCCAGCATCTGGGCGCGTCGCCCGTGACGGTCGCGCAGACGCGCCGCGTGCTGCTGGCCAAGCAGCTCATCCATGAAACGCAGCTGCCCATGGCCGAGATCGCCTTCGCGGCGGGGTTTGGCAGCATCCGGCGCTTCAATGAAATCTTCCTCGACCTCTTCGGGCGGCCGCCGGGCGCGCTGCGGCGTTCGGGCAAGCCCGAGGCGCCGGCGGGGCCGGACGGCGAGATCAAGCTGCTGCTGCGTTATCGGCCGCCGTACGACTGGGACGCCATGCTGGCGTTCCTGCGCGTGCGCGCCATCCCCGGCATCGAAACCGTCGAGGACGACACCTACGCGCGCACCCTCTGCCTGGACGGCGCGCAGGGCACCGTGACGGTCAGGCCCGGCAAGGGCCACGCGCTGCAGGCGACGGTGCGCTTTCCCCGGCTGCAATCCCTGCCGGCCATCATCGCGCGCCTGCGCCGCGTCTTCGACCTGGCGAGCGATCCGGCCGCCATTGCCGCCCAGTTTTCCGCCGACCCGGTCATGACCGCGCTGATGCAGGCGCGGCCGGGGCTGCGCGTGCCGGGCGCGTGGGACGGCTTTGAACTGGCCATGCGCGCGGTGCTGGGACAACAGATCACGGTGGCCGCCGCCATCCGGCTGGCCGGCAAGCTGGTGGCGGCGCACGGTGTCCCGCTGGCCCGGCCGGCCGGCGCGCTGACGCACGTGTTTCCCTTGCCGGAAACAGTGGCCGCCGCGGAGCTGGCGTCGCTGGGCATGCCGCGCAGCCGCGCGGCCACGCTGTCGGCGGTGGCGGCCGCGGCGGTCGCGGACCCGCAGCTGTTCGACGCGGCCGGCGGGCTGGACGAGGCCGTGCGGCGGCTGCGCATGATCCGCGGGGTCGGGGAATGGACGGCGCAGTACATCGCGTTGCGCCAGTTGCGGGAACCGGATGCGTTCCCGCATGCGGACATCGGGCTGATACGCGCGCTGGAACGGCTGGAATCGCGGACCTATACGCCGGCCCAACTGCTGGCGCGGTCCGAGGCCTGGCGGCCGTGGCGCGCCTACGCGGCGCAGCATCTGTGGACGGCGTGA
- a CDS encoding LysR family transcriptional regulator, translating to MGHSGELLLVVELARAGGMSAAARELDVTPAAVSKRLAQIEARLGVRLFNRSTRRLSLTAEGEVYLENARRILGEIDDLDELIASRQASPRGLLKVNAPLGFGRSYIAPAIAEFAQQYPEVSLQLQLTDRPADFVREAFDVAVRFGDLPDTSLIARKIAPNRRLVCASPGYLKMHGVPATPHDLARHQCIVLRQNEAAYGLWRFTKGRRSETVKVRGNLSSNDGEVTLTWGLAGLGILQRAEWDLARYLRSGRLVQVLQDYALPQADIYAVFPERHHLSAKVRAFVDFLVGYFREGSEGRW from the coding sequence ATGGGGCATTCCGGCGAACTGCTCCTGGTCGTGGAGCTTGCGCGCGCCGGCGGCATGTCGGCGGCCGCGCGTGAGCTCGACGTCACGCCTGCCGCCGTCAGCAAACGGCTGGCGCAGATCGAGGCGCGGCTGGGCGTGCGCCTTTTCAACCGCAGCACGCGGCGCCTCAGCCTGACCGCCGAAGGCGAGGTCTACCTGGAAAACGCCCGGCGCATCCTGGGCGAAATCGACGACCTGGACGAGCTCATCGCCAGCCGCCAGGCCAGCCCGCGCGGCCTGCTCAAGGTCAATGCGCCGCTGGGTTTCGGCCGCAGCTACATCGCGCCGGCCATCGCGGAATTCGCGCAGCAGTATCCCGAGGTCTCGCTGCAATTGCAGTTGACCGACCGGCCTGCGGATTTCGTGCGGGAGGCGTTCGACGTCGCGGTGCGCTTTGGCGATCTGCCCGACACCAGCCTCATCGCGCGCAAGATCGCGCCCAACCGCCGCCTGGTCTGCGCCTCTCCCGGCTACCTGAAAATGCACGGCGTGCCCGCCACGCCGCATGACCTTGCGCGTCATCAATGCATCGTGCTGCGCCAGAACGAGGCCGCCTACGGCCTGTGGCGATTCACCAAGGGCCGGCGCAGCGAGACCGTGAAGGTGCGCGGCAATCTGAGCAGCAACGACGGCGAGGTCACGCTGACGTGGGGGCTGGCCGGCCTGGGCATCCTGCAGCGCGCCGAATGGGACCTTGCGCGCTACCTGCGCAGCGGCCGGCTGGTGCAGGTGCTGCAGGACTATGCGCTGCCGCAGGCCGACATCTATGCCGTCTTTCCCGAACGCCACCACCTGTCCGCCAAGGTGCGCGCCTTTGTGGATTTCCTGGTGGGCTACTTCCGGGAAGGATCGGAAGGCCGCTGGTAG
- a CDS encoding YajQ family cyclic di-GMP-binding protein has translation MPTFDVVSEVDKHELTNAVDQANRELSTRFDFKGTEAKFELDGYVVTQVASSAFQLKQMLDILRGRLSARGIDVRCLDVADPLENLGGARQKVTIKQGIEQPVAKKLIAAIKNAKLKVESQINGDKLRISGKKRDDLQTAIALLKKADVDLPLQFENFRD, from the coding sequence ATGCCTACTTTTGACGTCGTCTCCGAAGTCGACAAACACGAATTGACCAACGCGGTCGACCAGGCCAACCGCGAATTGTCCACGCGCTTCGACTTCAAGGGCACCGAAGCCAAGTTCGAACTCGACGGCTACGTCGTGACCCAGGTCGCCTCCAGCGCATTCCAGCTCAAGCAGATGCTGGACATCCTGCGCGGCCGCCTGTCGGCGCGCGGCATCGACGTGCGCTGCCTGGACGTCGCCGACCCGCTCGAAAACCTGGGCGGCGCCCGCCAGAAGGTCACCATCAAGCAGGGCATCGAACAGCCCGTCGCCAAGAAGCTCATCGCCGCCATCAAGAACGCCAAGCTCAAGGTGGAATCGCAGATCAACGGCGACAAGCTGCGCATCTCGGGCAAGAAGCGCGACGATCTGCAGACCGCGATCGCGCTGCTGAAAAAGGCCGACGTCGACCTGCCGCTGCAGTTCGAGAATTTCCGCGACTGA
- a CDS encoding heme ABC transporter ATP-binding protein produces the protein MMLAAENLILTRGGNRILDQVSLAVRPGEVVGLLGANGAGKSTLLGAMSAELAPESGTVRLGDADVQGLGHRQQARRRAVLPQKPGLAFDLDVREVVAMGAYPFPELSPAQVEALVEQALGWADVTHLNARRYPELSGGEQQRVQFARVLVQCKAARVDGEPRYLLLDEPTASLDPRHQGDLLRVAAGLAHAGDTGVLVILHDMNLAARWCDRLLLLCGGREIAAGAPAQVLTPKNLHLAYGIDAHVMSHPLQPDRLLVVTA, from the coding sequence ATGATGCTCGCGGCCGAGAACCTCATACTGACGCGCGGCGGCAACCGCATCCTGGACCAGGTGTCGCTCGCGGTGCGGCCCGGCGAAGTGGTGGGCCTGCTGGGCGCCAACGGCGCGGGCAAGTCGACGCTGCTGGGCGCGATGTCGGCCGAACTGGCGCCCGAGTCCGGCACGGTGCGGCTGGGCGACGCCGATGTGCAGGGCCTGGGCCACCGGCAACAGGCCCGGCGGCGCGCCGTGCTGCCCCAGAAGCCCGGCCTCGCCTTTGACCTGGACGTGCGCGAGGTGGTGGCGATGGGCGCCTATCCCTTTCCGGAGCTGTCGCCCGCGCAGGTGGAGGCGCTGGTCGAGCAGGCGCTGGGCTGGGCCGACGTGACCCACCTGAACGCGCGGCGCTATCCCGAACTTTCCGGCGGCGAACAGCAGCGCGTGCAGTTCGCCCGCGTCCTGGTGCAGTGCAAGGCGGCGCGCGTGGACGGCGAGCCGCGTTATTTGCTGCTGGACGAGCCCACCGCCAGCCTGGACCCCAGGCACCAGGGCGACCTGCTGCGCGTGGCGGCGGGCCTGGCCCATGCCGGCGATACGGGGGTACTGGTGATCCTGCATGACATGAACCTCGCGGCGCGCTGGTGCGACCGCCTGCTGCTGCTCTGCGGCGGCCGCGAAATCGCGGCGGGCGCGCCGGCGCAGGTGCTGACGCCGAAGAACCTGCACCTGGCCTACGGCATCGACGCCCACGTCATGTCCCATCCCCTGCAGCCGGACCGGCTGCTCGTGGTGACGGCCTGA